One Thunnus maccoyii chromosome 14, fThuMac1.1, whole genome shotgun sequence genomic window carries:
- the cdh11 gene encoding cadherin-11 isoform X2, with the protein MCETVTPGKVIETISAVDKDEMAHRQHFTFILAPEVKHNHNFSIKDNRDSTASIYVLRKGFSRLTQDVYYLPIEINDNGFPAMSSTNTLTIRVCSCDNRDTILSCNVEPYVLPAGLSTGALIAILACIVILLAIVVLFVALRRQKKEPLIVFEEEDIRENIITYDDEGGGEEDTEAFDIATLQNPDGANGFLPRKDIKPELQYPLRPGLGRPAANSVDVDDFIKTRIAEADSDPTAPPYDSIQIYGYEGRGSLAGSLSSLESVTTESDLDYDYLQSWGPRFKKLADLYGTKDCCINDADDGEDS; encoded by the exons ATGTGTGAAACTGTTACACCAGGAAAG GTCATTGAAACCATAAGCGCGGTGGACAAAGACGAGATGGCTCACAGACAACACTTCACGTTCATCCTTGCTCCAGAGGTCAAGCACAACCACAACTTCTCCATCAAAGACAACAGAG ACAGCACAGCCAGTATCTACGTGCTCCGTAAAGGATTCAGTCGTCTGACCCAGGATGTTTACTACCTCCCCATCGAGATAAACGACAATGGTTTCCCCGCCATGAGCAGCACTAACACCCTGACCATCAGAGTCTGCTCCTGTGACAACAGAGACACCATCCTCTCGTGTAACGTGGAGCCGTACGTCCTACCCGCTGGTCTCAGCACCGGAGCGCTGATAGCTATACTGGCCTGTATTGTCATTCTGCTGG CCATAGTGGTGCTGTTTGTTGCACTGAGGCGCCAGAAGAAGGAGCCTTTGATAGTGTTTGAGGAGGAGGACATCAGAGAGAATATTATCACGTATGATGATGAGGGAGGTGGCGAGGAGGACACGGAGGCTTTTGACATCGCTACACTGCAG AACCCAGACGGTGCCAACGGTTTCCTGCCAAGGAAGGACATCAAACCCGAGCTTCAGTATCCCCTCAGGCCCGGCCTCGGCCGTCCAGCGGCCAACAGCGTCGACGTCGACGACTTCATCAAGACTCGAATCGCCGAGGCCGACAGTGACCCGACCGCACCGCCCTACGACTCCATCCAGATCTATGGCTACGAAGGCAGAGGATCATTGGCTGGGTCGTTGAGTTCCCTGGAGTCTGTGACAACAGAGTCTGACTTGGATTATGACTATCTGCAGAGTTGGGGGCCGAGGTTTAAGAAGCTGGCAGATTTGTACGGGACCAAAGACTGCTGCATTAACGATGCTGATGATGGTGAAGACTCTTAA